A portion of the Avibacterium sp. 20-132 genome contains these proteins:
- the lysC gene encoding Rz1-like lysis system protein LysC, producing MLLSSCSSQIETTHCPSIPPVLLGHLDKTAFKGRTYGDVTQYAVILKRERDMCLNRIDKIRDWQVELHK from the coding sequence ATGTTATTGAGTTCTTGCAGCAGTCAGATTGAGACAACACATTGCCCGAGCATTCCGCCTGTACTATTAGGGCATTTGGATAAGACGGCATTTAAGGGGCGCACTTATGGCGATGTAACACAGTATGCCGTGATACTCAAACGTGAGCGTGATATGTGTCTTAATCGGATTGATAAGATTAGAGACTGGCAAGTGGAGTTACATAAATGA
- a CDS encoding HNH endonuclease, translating into MSRASWHHLYHRKAWKQLRLDQLAKHPLCVFCSQAGKLTPATVVDHITPHKGNLDLFFDPDNLQSLCKLHHDSAKQKAEIKKLNHIGCDASGFPIDPDHPFNKGEGG; encoded by the coding sequence ATGAGTAGGGCTAGTTGGCATCATCTTTATCATCGTAAGGCGTGGAAGCAACTACGCTTAGACCAATTAGCAAAACACCCCTTATGCGTTTTCTGTTCTCAAGCGGGCAAACTTACCCCCGCTACGGTAGTGGACCACATTACCCCCCACAAGGGCAATCTAGATTTATTCTTTGACCCAGATAATTTGCAATCGCTTTGTAAGTTACATCACGACAGCGCAAAACAAAAAGCTGAAATTAAAAAACTTAATCATATAGGCTGTGATGCAAGTGGATTTCCTATTGACCCAGACCACCCATTCAATAAGGGGGAGGGCGGGTAA
- a CDS encoding DUF2570 family protein: MFNQFKTWLNLTALCLILGLCGWVGHQSQMISSLKAKNQMQAQTITTQSQTIASLKAEAKGNYQLTQDITTSESKIREQSDNVIRTIQAQVKNVDAHNAAAPRNVIEFLQQSD; the protein is encoded by the coding sequence ATGTTTAACCAGTTTAAAACGTGGCTAAATCTCACCGCACTTTGTTTGATATTGGGCTTGTGTGGTTGGGTAGGTCATCAGTCGCAGATGATTAGTAGTTTGAAAGCCAAAAATCAAATGCAAGCCCAAACCATCACCACGCAAAGCCAAACTATCGCAAGCCTTAAAGCAGAGGCAAAAGGCAATTATCAACTTACCCAAGATATTACTACATCAGAAAGCAAAATCAGGGAGCAATCCGATAATGTTATTCGCACAATTCAAGCGCAGGTTAAAAATGTGGACGCTCATAATGCTGCTGCTCCTCGTAATGTTATTGAGTTCTTGCAGCAGTCAGATTGA
- a CDS encoding lysozyme, protein MKHFKKIAGCSVVAIIGLVMFNYSDEIRTTEKGMALIGEAENCMREPYKCPADVWTVGIGSTGDITFGKVYSDKEIADRWAKDIQTAEQCVNRYANGKALPQGAFEALTSLTFNVGCGKLKTSTIYRYAKQGDIQAVCEQFPRWKYSNGKVLKGLVTRREKEKALCLTSLKRG, encoded by the coding sequence ATGAAACATTTCAAGAAAATTGCGGGCTGTTCTGTTGTAGCAATCATTGGTTTGGTAATGTTTAATTATTCAGATGAAATCCGCACCACTGAAAAGGGAATGGCATTAATCGGTGAAGCTGAAAACTGTATGCGTGAGCCGTATAAGTGCCCCGCGGACGTGTGGACGGTAGGGATCGGGTCAACGGGCGATATTACTTTCGGCAAGGTGTACTCTGATAAAGAGATTGCCGACCGCTGGGCCAAAGATATTCAAACGGCGGAACAGTGCGTCAACCGTTATGCCAACGGCAAAGCTCTACCGCAAGGTGCATTTGAGGCATTAACCTCACTCACCTTTAATGTAGGCTGTGGCAAACTCAAAACCTCTACGATTTATCGTTACGCAAAACAAGGCGATATTCAAGCTGTGTGTGAGCAGTTTCCCCGCTGGAAATATTCAAACGGAAAGGTATTGAAAGGATTAGTAACTCGCCGCGAAAAAGAGAAAGCATTATGTTTAACCAGTTTAAAACGTGGCTAA
- a CDS encoding terminase, whose product MSGRKLRSDSTTAKVLATKAAQTKLSPPQKLTKLETRYWNSIINSRALDSWTPIDQERAVKLAKLYVEIDDYEHELQNHRRWVKTDTGTMKMHPLHYVIEDLYKREIQMCRSLQIHSRATNGESRDQVKTNQLYQEARNAINDDDGLIARVFN is encoded by the coding sequence ATGAGTGGACGCAAATTGCGTAGTGATAGCACCACTGCAAAAGTGTTAGCCACCAAAGCGGCACAAACCAAGCTATCACCACCACAAAAATTAACAAAATTAGAAACGCGCTATTGGAACAGTATTATCAATAGCCGAGCCTTAGACAGTTGGACGCCGATCGATCAAGAACGGGCGGTAAAACTCGCAAAACTCTATGTAGAAATTGATGATTATGAACACGAGTTACAAAATCATCGACGCTGGGTAAAAACAGACACCGGCACAATGAAAATGCACCCGCTGCACTATGTGATCGAAGATCTGTACAAGCGTGAAATCCAAATGTGCCGAAGTTTGCAAATTCACAGTCGCGCCACAAATGGGGAAAGTCGTGATCAAGTGAAGACCAATCAGCTTTATCAAGAGGCACGGAATGCGATTAATGATGATGACGGCTTAATTGCCAGGGTGTTTAACTGA